ACTATCGATAAGCGTCTTTGGTTCTTAGAAGCACATTTGGTTTAAATTGTCTGCTAGTCATTGTTGATATTTCGGTGATGACTGGCTTTTAGCTATCAGCTTACCTTCGGTACAAATTATAGTTTTATACTTGGTTCAAGCTGCAAGATAAGCATTGCATATTTCAAGAGAGCAAAATTATGACAGATACAAAAGGTGCAGACGCGGTAGACAAGGCGATCGCCCAAGGCAAAGATCTAGATGGTTCTCCCATTCCTGAGCATAAATTGTCACTATATAACAAGGTAATGGGATTTGAAGCAGGAAGACAAAGAAGCGGAGTTACTAATACCATGCGATCGCGCATCGTCAGAATAGGTGCAAAGCATCTTTCCCAAGCTGAACTAAATCAGATGTTATTAGATGCAGAGTTTCCGCCTTTAAAAGACAAGGAAATTGCTTTTTATTACGGTGGAAAGTAGAAAAATCACTGAATTGAGGGGAAAGTTATCCCTTCAATTGCGAAGCTTCAAGCTTAATGCTTAAAGCTA
This DNA window, taken from Pleurocapsa sp. FMAR1, encodes the following:
- a CDS encoding small RNA NsiR4-regulated ssr1528 family protein produces the protein MTDTKGADAVDKAIAQGKDLDGSPIPEHKLSLYNKVMGFEAGRQRSGVTNTMRSRIVRIGAKHLSQAELNQMLLDAEFPPLKDKEIAFYYGGK